A region from the Sorex araneus isolate mSorAra2 chromosome 6, mSorAra2.pri, whole genome shotgun sequence genome encodes:
- the LOC129405993 gene encoding olfactory receptor 4C15-like, whose protein sequence is MKNQSFVTEFVLLGISQNPDVQKIAFVIFLLVYIATICGNLLIVSAIISSPALLGSPMYFFLVFLSFLDACLISVNAPKMIIDCLFEKKTISYGGCMMQIFTGHLFSGAEVIVLTAMAYDRYVAICKPLHYTSIMNSRLCGILIGVAWAGGFLHSIIQLLFILQLPFCGPNVIDHFICELYPLLDLACTDTYAFGLMIAANSGFICILIFFMLLVSYSVILFSLRNHSAEGQRKALSTCGSHIAVVVLFFIPCIFEYARPPVSFSFDKIVEIFYTILTPLLNPLIYAFRNKEVKNAISKLCSRLMIVSVEN, encoded by the coding sequence ATGAAAAATCAAAGTTTTGTCACTGAGTTTGTTCTCCTGGGGATTTCACAGAATCCAGATGTTCAGAAAATTGCATTTGTCATATTTCTTTTAGTCTACATTGCAACTATCTGTGGCAACCTGCTGATTGTGTCAGCCATCATCAGCAGTCCAGCGCTCCTGGgctcccccatgtacttcttcctggtttTTCTATCATTCCTGGATGCATGTCTCATCTCAGTGAATGCCCCTAAAATGATCATAGACTGTCTCTTTGAGAAGAAAACCATCTCCTATGGTGGTTGCATGATGCAGATATTTACTGGACACTTATTTTCTGGAGCAGAGGTGATTGTCCTCacagccatggcctatgacaggtatgtggccatctgcaaacccttgCACTACACTTCTATCATGAACTCAAGGCTCTGTGGCATTCTGATTGGAGTAGCCTGGGCAGGGGGTTTTCTGCATTCCATTATACAGCTTCTCTTTATTTTACAACTTCCTTTCTGTGGTCCCAATGTCATTGATCATTTTATTTGTGAATTGTACCCATTATTGGATCTTGCCTGCACTGACACTTATGCCTTTGGCCTTATGATAGCGGCCAACAGTGGATTCATTTGCATCCTAATCTTCTTCATGTTGCTTGTGTCCTATAGTGTCATCTTGTTCTCCCTGAGAAACCACAGCgctgaaggacagaggaaagccctCTCCACTTGTGGGTCTCATATTGCtgttgtggttttgttctttattccatgtatatttgagtatgcgcggcctccagtttctttctcctttgacaaAATTGTGGAGATATTCTACACTATCCTAACTCCTTTACTCAATCCTTTGATTTATGCTTTCAGaaataaggaggtgaaaaatgCCATTAGCAAACTGTGCAGCCGGTTAATGATTGTTTCTGTTGAAAACTAA
- the LOC129405994 gene encoding olfactory receptor 4C15-like, with protein MQNQSLVTEFVLLGISQNPDVQKIVFVIFLFVYIATICGNLLIVAAIISKPALVGSPMYFFLVFLSFLDACFISVTVPKMIVDCLYEKKTISYGGCMMQIFAEHFFSGAEVIILTSMAYDRYVAICKPLHYTSIMNPRLCGILIGVAWAGGFLHSIIQILFTLQLPFCGPNVIDHFICEMYPLLELACTDTYAFGLMIVANSGFFCILIFFMLLVSYSVILFSLRNHSAEGQRKALSTCGSHIAVVVLFFIPCIFEYARPPVSFSFDKIVEIFNTILSPLLNPLIYAFKNKEVKNAITKLCNRFMIVSVEN; from the coding sequence ATGCAAAATCAAAGCCTTGTCACTGAGTTTGTTCTCCTGGGGATTTCACAGAATCCAGATGTTCAGAAAAttgtatttgtcatatttttgtttgtctacATTGCAACTATCTGTGGCAACCTGCTGATTGTGGCAGCCATCATCAGCAAACCAGCGCTCGTGGGCTCCCCgatgtacttcttcctggtttTTCTATCTTTCCTGGATGCATGTTTCATCTCAGTTACTGTCCCTAAAATGATCGTAGACTGTCTCtatgagaagaaaaccatctcCTATGGAGGTTGCATGATGCAGATCTTTGCTGAACACTTCTTTTCAGGGGCAGAAGTAATTATCCTCACatccatggcctatgacaggtatgtggccatctgcaaacccttgCATTACACTTCTATCATGAACCCAAGGCTCTGTGGCATTCTGATTGGAGTAGCCTGGGCAGGGGGCTTTCTGCATTCCATTATACAGATTCTTTTTACACTACAACTTCCTTTCTGTGGTCCCAATGTTATTGATCACTTTATTTGTGAAATGTATCCCTTATTGGAGCTTGCCTGCACTGATACTTATGCCTTTGGCCTTATGATTGTGGCCAACAGTGGATTCTTTTGCATCCTAATCTTCTTCATGTTGCTTGTGTCCTATAGTGTCATCTTATTCTCCCTGAGAAACCACAGCgctgaaggacagaggaaagccctctccacctgtggGTCTCATATTGCtgttgtggttttgttctttattccatgtatatttgagtatgcgcggcctccagtttctttctcctttgacaaAATTGTGGAGATATTCAACACTATCCTATCACCTTTACTCAATCCTTtgatttatgcttttaaaaataaggaggtgaaaaatgCCATTACCAAACTGTGCAACCGGTTTATGATTGTTTCTGTTGAAAACTAA